TTAAGAAGTTTTTAACTTGCAGCCACACTGCTTCAATCGGATTTTGTTCCGGTGCGTATGGGGCTAATTTGATGCAGTAAATCGGCCATTCTTGTTCTGACTTATCTCCATTGACTTGATGTAAATATTTACGGA
This genomic stretch from Pseudocalidococcus azoricus BACA0444 harbors:
- a CDS encoding transposase, producing KPYLSGNSQNTIQFIKAIRTTYLNQKIMVIWDGAAYHNSDDFRKYLHQVNGDKSEQEWPIYCIKLAPYAPEQNPIEAVWLQVKNFLRKV